The Equus asinus isolate D_3611 breed Donkey chromosome 4, EquAss-T2T_v2, whole genome shotgun sequence genome has a segment encoding these proteins:
- the GLI2 gene encoding zinc finger protein GLI2 isoform X2 codes for MRHQEGRYHYEPHSVHGVHGPPALSGSPVISDISLIRLSPHPAGPGESPFNTPHPYVSPHMEHYLRAVHSSPTLPAISAARGLSPADVAHEHLKERGLFGLPAPGTHPSDCYHQMTLMAGHPAPYGDLLMQSGGAAGAPHLHDYLNPVDVSRFSSPRVTPRLSRKRALSISPLSDASLDLQRMIRTSPNSLVAYINNSRSSSAASGSYGHLSAGALSPAFTFPHPLNPVAYQQILSQQRSLGSAFGHTPPLIQPSPTFLAQQPMALASINATPTQLSSSSNCLSDASQNKPSSESAVSSTVNPIVIHKRSKVKTEAEGLRPASPLTLTQEQLADLKDDLDRDDCKQEAEVAVYETSCHWEDCSREYDTQEQLVHHINNEHIHGEKKEFVCRWQACTREQKPFKAQYMLVVHMRRHTGEKPHKCTFEGCSKAYSRLENLKTHLRSHTGEKPYVCEHEGCNKAFSNASDRAKHQNRTHSNEKPYICKIPGCTKRYTDPSSLRKHVKTVHGPDAHVTKKQRNDVHLRAPLLKENGDNEASAEPGGQGSEESAEASSTSQAVEDCMHVKAIKTESSGLCQSSPGAQSSCSSEPSPLGSAPNNDSGVEMPGTGPGSLGDLTALDDTPPGADASALATPSAGGLQLRKHMAAMHRFEQLKKEKLKSLKDSCSWAGPAPHARNTKLPPLPGSGSILENFGGSGGPAGLLPNPRLSELSASEVTMLSHLQERRDSSTSTVSSAYTVSRRSSGISPYFSSRRSSEASPLGAGRAHHASSADSYDPISTDASRRSSEASQCSGGGAGLLQLTPAQQYSLRAKYAAATGGPPPTPLPGLEHASLRTRLALLDAPERMLPAPGPRLLGPRRGSDGPAYGPAGPAPTFPHEAPGGGARRASDPGRRPEALVPPRVQRFHSAHSVHPGPPPCAERRGLRLQGHAGADSSLACGAYSPRPPSISENVMLEAMAAGADGAGPEASLVLPEDDLVLPDDVVQYIKARAGGTLEESTQQVYAPQSTCFSENPRLPSPGLHGQRRMVAADSNVGPSAPVLGGCQLGYGAPSSLNKNSMPVQWNEVSSGTMDALASQVKPPPFPQGNLAVVQQKPAFSQYPGFSPQSLQPSPGGLDSTQPHLQPCSAAPPTTRVNYMQQLRQPGTGGPCPSMTTTVSPHTSYSQAHPQLSPSTMGGALDQFPSSCSNMAAKPGHLGLPQQMEVAPDPAMMGNSRRELGVPNSTLAGMPPPHPAQSYPQQSHHLAAAISQEGCSQGPSLLPSHQPGFMEPQQGTMGLAASSFGLVQPRPPPEPNPAGRHRGVRAGQQLAYARATGHAMAAISANQEMAESVPKGVMGTMVSLPPQPPPQDTGRAQDHSMLYYYGQIHMYEQNGGLENHVGCPAMRPQPPQPQACPESVPPQSLPSPGVNQVSSTVDSQLLEAPQIDFDAIMDDGDHSSLLSGALSPSLLHSLSQSSSRLTTPRNSLTLPSIPTGISNMAVGDMSSMLTSLAEESKFLNMMT; via the exons TGGCCCACGAGCACCTTAAGGAGAGGGGACTGTTTGGCCTTCCTGCCCCCGGCACCCACCCTTCAGACTGCTACCACCAGATGACCCTCATGGCGGGCCACCCCGCGCCCTACGGGGACCTGCTGATGCAGAGTGGGGGTGCCGCCGGTGCACCCCATCTCCACGACTACCTCAATCCAGTGGATG TGTCACGTTTCTCCAGCCCGCGGGTGACGCCCCGTCTCAGCCGCAAGCGTGCGCTGTCCATCTCCCCGCTCTCGGACGCCAGCCTCGACCTGCAGCGGATGATCCGGACCTCGCCCAACTCGCTGGTGGCCTACATCAACAACTCGCGCAGCAGCTCAGCGGCCAGCGGCTCCTACGGGCACCTGTCAGCGGGCGCCCTGAG CCCAGCCTttaccttcccccaccccctcaacCCGGTGGCCTACCAGCAGATCCTGAGCCAGCAGAGGAGCCTGGGCTCGGCCTTCGGACACACACCGCCCCTGATCCAGCCCTCGCCCACCTTCCTGGCCCAGCAGCCCATGGCCCTCGCCTCCATCAATGCCACGCCCACccagctcagcagcagcagcaactgtCTGAGTGACGCCAGCCAG AACAAGCCAAGCAGCGAGTCAGCCGTGAGCAGCACCGTCAACCCCATCGTCATTCACAAGCGCAGCAAGGTCAAGACGGAAGCCGAGGGCCTGCGACCAGCCTCCCCGTTGACCCTGACGCAG GAGCAGCTGGCTGACCTCAAGGACGACCTGGACAGGGACGACTGTAAGCAGGAGGCCGAGGTGGCCGTCTACGAGACGAGCTGTCACTGGGAAGACTGCAGCAGGGAGTACGACACGCAGGAGCAGCTGGTGCAT CACATCAACAACGAACACATCCACGGGGAGAAGAAGGAGTTCGTGTGCCGCTGGCAGGCCTGCACACGGGAGCAGAAGCCCTTCAAGGCGCAGTACATGCTGGTGGTGCACATGCGCCGGCACACGGGCGAGAAGCCCCACAAGTGCACG TTCGAGGGCTGCTCGAAGGCCTACTCTCGCCTGGAGAACCTGAAGACACACCTGCGGTcccacactggggagaagccGTACGTGTGTGAGCACGAGGGTTGCAACAAGGCCTTCTCCAACGCCTCAGACCGTGCCAAGCACCAGAACCGCACCCACTCCAACGAG AAACCCTACATTTGCAAGATCCCAGGCTGCACCAAACGATACACGGACCCCAGCTCTCTCCGGAAGCATGTGAAAACAGTCCACGGCCCAGATGCCCATGTCACCAAGAAGCAACGCAATGACGTGCACCTCCGCGCCCCCCTGCTCAAGGAGAATGGGGACAATGAGGCCAGCGCTGAGCCTGGTGGCCAGGGCTCCGAGGAGAGTGCCGAGGCCAGCAGCaccagccaggctgtggaggaCTGCATGCACGTCAAGGCCATCAAGACGGAGAGCTCCGGG CTGTGTCAGTCCAGCCCCGGGGCCCAGTCGTCCTGCAGCAGCGAGCCCTCTCCCCTGGGCAGTGCCCCCAACAATGACAGTGGCGTGGAGATGCCGGGGACAGGGCCTGGGAGCCTGGGAGACCTGACAGCTCTGGATGACACGCCCCCAGGGGCCGACGCCTCAGCCCTGGCCACTCCCTCCGCGGGTGGCCTGCAGCTGCGCAAACATATGGCCGCCATGCACCGGTTCGAGCAGCTCAAGAAGGAGAAGCTCAAGTCACTCAAGGACTCCTGCTCATGGGCCGGGCCGGCTCCACATGCCCGGAACACCAAGCTGCCTCCCCTCCCGGGAAGTG GCTCCATCCTGGAAAACTTTGGCGGCAGCGGCGGGCCGGCGGGGCTGCTGCCCAACCCGCGGCTGTCAGAGCTGTCTGCGAGCGAGGTGACTATGCTGAGCCACCTGCAGGAGCGCCGCGACAGCTCCACCAGCACCGTCAGCTCGGCCTACACGGTGAGCCGCCGCTCCTCCGGCATCTCCCCCTATTTCTCCAGCCGCCGCTCCAGTGAGGCCTCGCCCCTGGGCGCCGGCCGCGCCCACCACGCCAGCTCGGCCGACTCCTACGACCCCATCTCCACCGACGCGTCGCGGCGCTCGAGCGAGGCCAGCCAGTGtagcggcggcggcgcggggctgCTGCAACTCACGCCGGCGCAGCAGTACAGCCTGAGAGCCAAGTATGCGGCGGCCACCGGCGGGCCGCCCCCAACGCCGCTGCCCGGCCTCGAGCACGCAAGCCTGCGGACCCGCCTGGCGCTGCTGGACGCTCCCGAGCGCATGCTCCCGGCCCCCGGGCCGCGCCTGCTGGGACCGCGGCGGGGCAGCGACGGGCCGGCATACGGCCCCGCGGGACCCGCGCCCACCTTCCCGCACGAGGCCCCGGGCGGCGGCGCACGGCGGGCCAGCGACCCGGGGCGGCGGCCCGAGGCACTGGTGCCCCCGCGGGTGCAGCGCTTCCACAGCGCACACAGCGTGCACCCGGGCCCACCGCCCTGCGCCGAGCGCCGCGGCCTCCGCCTGCAGGGCCACGCGGGCGCCGACAGCAGCCTGGCCTGCGGCGCCTACTCGCCCCGGCCGCCCAGCATCAGCGAGAACGTGATGCTAGAGGCCATGGCGGCGGGGGCCGACGGCGCAGGGCCGGAGGCCAGCCTCGTGCTGCCCGAGGACGACCTGGTGCTGCCAGACGACGTGGTACAGTACATCAAGGCTCGTGCCGGCGGCACCCTGGAGGAGAGCACCCAGCAAGTCTATGCCCCACAAAGCACCTGCTTCTCCGAGAACCCCAGACTGCCCAGCCCCGGGCTGCATGGCCAGCGCAGGATGGTGGCTGCCGACTCTAATGTGGGCCCCTCAGCACCCGTACTGGGAGGCTGCCAGCTGGGCTATGGGGCCCCCTCCAGCCTGAACAAAAACAGCATGCCGGTGCAGTGGAACGAGGTGAGCTCCGGCACCATGGACGCCCTGGCCAGCCAGGTGAAGCCGCCCCCCTTTCCACAGGGCAACCTGGCGGTGGTGCAGCAGAAGCCAGCCTTCAGCCAGTATCCAGGCTTCAGTCCACAAAGCCTGCAGCCGAGCCCTGGGGGCCTGGACAGCACGCAGCCACACCTTCAGCCCTGCAGTGCAGCTCCCCCTACCACCAGGGTAAATTATATGCAGCAACTGAGGCAGCCAGGGACAGGTGGCCCGTGTCCCAGCATGACCACCACTGTGAGCCCCCACACCAGCTACAGCCAAGCCCACCCGCAGCTGAGCCCCAGTACCATGGGTGGGGCCCTGGACCAGTTCCCCTCATCCTGCAGCAACATGGCAGCCAAGCCAGGCCACCTGGGGCTTCCCCAGCAGATGGAAGTTGCTCCCGACCCCGCTATGATGGGCAACAGCCGCAGGGAACTTGGGGTCCCCAATTCCACTCTGGCTGGGATGCCACCGCCTCACCCAGCCCAGAGCTACCCACAGCAGAGCCATCACCTGGCAGCCGCCATCAGCCAGGAGGGCTGCAGCCAGGGCCCCAGCCTtctgccttcccaccagcctggctTCATGGAGCCCCAGCAGGGCACGATGGGGCTGGCTGCATCAAGCTTTGGCCTAGTGCAACCGCGACCACCCCCTGAGCCCAACCCTGCTGGCCGCCACCGTGGGGTGCGTGCTGGGCAGCAGCTGGCCTATGCCCGGGCCACTGGCCACGCCATGGCTGCCATATCGGCCAACCAGGAGATGGCAGAGTCTGTGCCCAAAGGAGTTATGGGCACCATGGTGTCCTTGCCTCCTCAGCCGCCCCCACAGGACACGGGCAGGGCCCAGGACCACAGCATGCTGTACTATTATGGCCAGATCCACATGTATGAACAGAATGGAGGCCTGGAGAACCACGTAGGCTGCCCGGCCATGAGGCCCCAGCCACCTCAGCCACAGGCCTGCCCGGAGAGCGTCCCGCCCCAGTCCTTGCCCTCACCAGGGGTCAACCAGGTGTCCAGCACCGTGGACTCCCAGCTACTGGAGGCCCCCCAGATTGATTTTGATGCCATCATGGATGATGGCGATCACTCAAGCTTGCTCTCGGGTGCCctgagccccagcctcctccacaGCCTCTCCCAGAGCTCCTCCCGTCTCACCACCCCCCGGAACTCCCTGACTCTGCCCTCCATCCCCACGGGCATCAGCAACATGGCCGTCGGGGACATGAGCTCCATGCTCACCAGCCTGGCCGAGGAGAGCAAGTTCCTGAACATGATGACCTAG